CGCCTACCGCGACGAGTGGTCCGAGACGCTGCACGACCCGGAGCGGCTGGCCCGGTTCGTCTCCTTCGTCAACGCGCCCGAGGCCCCGGACCCGTCGGTGCGGTTCGTGCCGGAGCGCGGCCAGATCAAGCCCGACCTGACCGTCCTGACCCTGGAAGGGGTGTCCGCCCGATGAGGCTGGAACTCTCGCACGCCGACGACTGGCTGCCGATCTGCGACACCGCCGCGCTGACGCCGGGGCGCGGCATGGCGGCCCTGCTGCCGGACGGCCGGCAGGCGGCGCTCTTCCGGGACCGCTCCGGCCGGCTGTACGCGATCGACAACCGGGACCCGTTCACGGGCGCCCAGGTGCTCTCGCGGGGCCTGGTCGGCTCGGCGGAGGGCCGGACGTTCGTGGCGTCGCCGCTGCTCAAGCAGCGCTTCGACCTGGAGACGGGCCGCTGCCTGGACGACGACGAGGTGTCGGTGGCGGTGTACCCGGTCCGGGCGGCCTGAGACCGGCCCGCGCGGCCGGCCGGTCGCACGTACCACCCCGGCGGCGCCGGGACCGCGGTGGTCGCGGTCCCGGCGCCGCCGGGCGCGGGCGGGTCAGCCCTGGGCGGCCCGCATCGCCTCGAGGTCCATCCACACGACCTCCCAGATGTGGTGGTCGGGGTCCTGGAAGGAACGGCTGTACATCGCGTCGCCCATCTCCTGCGGGTCGTTGGCGGGGGACCCGCCGGCCGCCAGGGCCTTGTCGACGAGCTCGTCGACCCGGGCCCGGCTGTCGGCGCTGAGCGCGATGATGGTCTCCGTCGTGGTGGAGGCGTCGGCGACCTCCTTCTTCGTGAAGTTCTTGAAGAAGGGCTCGGTCAGCAGCATCGCGAAGATCGTGTCGCTGATGACCAGGCAGGCGGCGTTCTCGTCGGTGAACTCCGGGTTGAAGGAGAAGCCGAGCTCCGTCCAGAACGCCTTGGCCGTCTCCAGGTCCTTGACCGGCAGGTTCACGAAGATCATCTGTGCCATGGCGGGCTCTCCCTCTGCTGCGGCCGGTGTGGCCGGCGTGCTGTCGTGTGTCGCGTGCTGCTTACGGAGGGGTAGACCGGGCCGCCGCGTGGAACTCATCGCCGACCGCCGAAAATTCTTTCCGCACCCCTGCCGCACCCCCGCCCCGGGCCCCGGGCGGCGCACCCGGGCCCCGCGAGGCCCCGCCCCGCACCCGGCCCGCCGCCGGCCGGGCCCACCCCGGAGGGACCCGTTCGGGAAGGGCTCCGCGGAGACGACCGCGCGACTCTTCTTCCCCTTCACCGCTTGTTGCTGCACCGTCAATCTGGGACTCCTAGGTTCCGGCAGCGCGCGACTCCGCCGCCGACCGGTGCGGCGGGGCGGTCACAAGCCCCTGGAGTGATGAAGTGGAACGACGTGGTTTCCTGCGCGGAGCGGTCGCGGGCGGCGCGGCCGCGGCCTTCGGCTACACGCTGATGCGCGGCGCGGCCTACGCGGCGCCCGCCCAGCCCGGCCCCGGGCCGTACGGAGCGCTCGGCGCCGCCGACGCCAACGGCATACAGCTCCCGGCCGGCTTCACCAGCCGGGTGATCGCCCGGTCCGGCCAGAAGGTCGGCGCCACCTCGTACACCTGGCACAACGCCCCCGACGGCGGCGCCTGCTTCGCGGACGGGTCCGGCTGGATCTACGTCTCCAACTCGGAGATCAACCCGGGCGGCGGCGCGAGCGCGGTCCGGTTCTCCTCCACGGGCCAGATCACCGGCGCGTACCGCATCCTGTCCGGCACCCGCACCAACTGCGCGGGTGGCAGGACCCCGTGGAACACCTGGCTGTCCTGCGAG
This portion of the Streptomyces changanensis genome encodes:
- the nirD gene encoding nitrite reductase small subunit NirD, with translation MRLELSHADDWLPICDTAALTPGRGMAALLPDGRQAALFRDRSGRLYAIDNRDPFTGAQVLSRGLVGSAEGRTFVASPLLKQRFDLETGRCLDDDEVSVAVYPVRAA
- a CDS encoding VOC family protein, with product MAQMIFVNLPVKDLETAKAFWTELGFSFNPEFTDENAACLVISDTIFAMLLTEPFFKNFTKKEVADASTTTETIIALSADSRARVDELVDKALAAGGSPANDPQEMGDAMYSRSFQDPDHHIWEVVWMDLEAMRAAQG